A genomic window from Pseudomonas argentinensis includes:
- a CDS encoding tyrosine-type recombinase/integrase: MRVPVYPSDLAPQKGFKQIAKRLTRDWSGLYPISLSKARELLARGFGYDDYHDVTMSAKVYSGDPYTPSESEVRDAIKYAINMAAQADPALHILPANLQQLVHSLPLTSLTALAPQSASTVTAQPESQPALIDDAGNNQTPATEAQSLEGASGSEMPTLISAEELRSIVRVVEESGNLRDMTLLVFMLSGLRSNEFLGIKASELALRQSEFSDQPPRIIAHIDLSKSGHPLQRKQILLAQSDALSMPGVSTVEAYINRNKIKRDDFLFPSSNDPARPMSARELRLICELWSVLAKLSTRKFSASNLRRSLNLHEVQMATGNTPHLPTFQYVKGTQHK, translated from the coding sequence ATGCGCGTTCCTGTCTATCCCTCTGATCTCGCCCCTCAGAAAGGCTTCAAGCAAATCGCCAAACGACTGACCCGTGACTGGTCAGGCCTGTATCCCATCAGCCTCTCAAAAGCGCGGGAGCTCCTCGCCCGGGGTTTTGGCTATGACGATTATCATGACGTGACAATGTCGGCCAAGGTTTATAGTGGAGATCCTTACACTCCATCTGAAAGTGAAGTACGCGACGCGATCAAGTACGCGATTAACATGGCTGCGCAGGCAGATCCTGCATTACACATACTCCCGGCCAACCTGCAGCAGTTGGTACATTCGCTCCCCTTGACCAGCTTGACCGCCCTAGCACCTCAGAGTGCCTCAACCGTCACTGCCCAGCCAGAGTCGCAGCCAGCGTTGATTGACGATGCAGGCAACAACCAGACACCAGCAACAGAAGCGCAGAGCCTCGAAGGTGCCTCAGGATCAGAGATGCCTACGTTGATAAGCGCAGAGGAGCTCCGGTCAATCGTTCGTGTGGTGGAAGAGTCTGGCAATCTGCGTGATATGACGCTGCTTGTGTTTATGCTGTCGGGGCTACGTAGCAACGAGTTCCTGGGAATTAAGGCGAGCGAACTGGCCTTGCGGCAATCCGAGTTCTCCGACCAGCCGCCCCGAATTATTGCGCACATCGATCTCTCCAAATCTGGGCATCCTCTTCAGCGCAAACAGATTTTGTTAGCGCAAAGTGACGCGCTATCGATGCCCGGCGTGTCAACTGTTGAGGCATACATCAACCGTAACAAAATCAAAAGAGATGACTTCTTGTTTCCCTCTAGCAACGATCCCGCTCGGCCTATGTCAGCTCGCGAGCTCCGACTGATCTGTGAACTCTGGTCAGTTTTGGCAAAGCTCAGCACCAGAAAGTTTTCGGCGAGCAACTTGAGGCGTTCCTTGAATCTCCATGAAGTTCAGATGGCGACTGGGAATACCCCGCACTTACCTACTTTTCAGTACGTGAAAGGCACCCAACACAAGTAG
- a CDS encoding DUF2971 domain-containing protein has protein sequence MRIPAFLYKYQSVTEYSLKSLVEGTVWLSSPESFNDPFDCAINLDPKKLEESVAHAVELVAKKHGTQLDNSLRLVSAQDEAAYVQLRDSLAAQMASIGVLCLTESPNEILMWSHYAQYHKGFCIEYRVDDDSLLERMARPVRYTDTYPSLSAKNLAADADENFIDICVYTKARQWSYEKEWRVVSPVGAKLYRAPAPISAIIFGARMPEAGKRDIYQTLSADPSIEFREAHLLEDTFGIGFRPYWPIHALK, from the coding sequence ATGCGCATCCCCGCCTTCCTGTACAAGTACCAGAGCGTCACCGAGTACTCCCTCAAGTCACTGGTTGAGGGAACCGTCTGGCTGTCCAGCCCCGAATCCTTTAACGACCCTTTCGACTGCGCGATAAACCTTGATCCGAAGAAGCTAGAAGAGTCCGTTGCTCACGCAGTAGAGCTGGTGGCGAAAAAACATGGCACTCAATTAGATAACTCTCTCAGGTTGGTGAGTGCTCAGGACGAGGCAGCGTACGTGCAGCTTCGCGACTCGCTAGCCGCCCAGATGGCCAGCATCGGTGTACTTTGCCTCACAGAATCACCCAACGAGATCCTGATGTGGTCTCATTACGCGCAATACCACAAAGGGTTCTGCATCGAGTACAGGGTTGACGACGACAGCCTCTTGGAGAGGATGGCGCGCCCCGTCAGATATACCGATACGTACCCGTCGCTTTCTGCGAAAAACTTGGCTGCTGACGCGGACGAGAACTTCATCGATATCTGCGTGTACACCAAGGCACGTCAATGGAGCTATGAGAAGGAGTGGCGAGTCGTATCGCCCGTTGGAGCAAAACTCTATCGAGCCCCTGCGCCGATCTCCGCCATCATTTTCGGCGCACGCATGCCGGAAGCGGGTAAAAGAGACATCTACCAGACCCTCAGTGCGGATCCATCAATCGAGTTTCGAGAAGCTCACCTGCTTGAGGATACGTTCGGTATTGGGTTCCGTCCCTATTGGCCAATACACGCCCTGAAGTGA
- a CDS encoding ThiF family adenylyltransferase, with amino-acid sequence MEQLPEVLRHMVAWGFTKVDPQPHGDWIVMNGGLPTATQGNVPCDVWIDRTHQRVPMVRLTRLPDHLPGLVPHLGPSGFLCYSAPGTEVVDIFDPVEQTRTSLLQAAHVLEQILAGGMVEDLQEEFFAFWQGASCFHDVERRSSGSLKMLRLSDSGMFVITDDDERSRLKFARSGRTIGDFSSQLVMLTSTAAPRPLQEYWPPENVDQILAWQGKLDGACRRKIYDKIVDAYRERWNAIAFVIESKKTGYSYGFMVYELQRNRPPGQAYTDQGLPIFDCPVQPLEMVRVDDKYLCQRNIPKQATFIGKRIALIGCGTIGGFLAEMLMKAGAGLGGGELLLIDNDSLAPQNLGRHRLGFNRLFLPKSSALASELKVSMPALNVKAFEVKAQEVNLSGVDLVIDATGEEAFGHWLAKAISSPLLHVWIEGAGVAVRALTRFEARQGCYRCLTDHNHEGALISVEGGLEPIFAGQGCEGLYVPFPASVSIQAAALALDSALAWVGAKAWPSLSTRVVDTSYELLTQDCSPLKRPGCPACSS; translated from the coding sequence GTGGAGCAGTTACCGGAGGTGCTTCGTCACATGGTGGCTTGGGGATTTACCAAGGTGGATCCTCAACCGCATGGTGATTGGATCGTCATGAACGGTGGGTTGCCGACTGCTACGCAAGGCAATGTGCCGTGTGATGTGTGGATTGATCGAACACACCAACGGGTGCCTATGGTGAGGCTCACCCGGCTGCCTGATCACCTCCCGGGACTGGTACCCCATCTGGGGCCGTCGGGCTTTCTTTGCTATTCGGCTCCAGGCACTGAGGTGGTCGACATCTTCGACCCTGTTGAGCAGACCCGTACCTCATTGCTTCAAGCCGCTCATGTGCTTGAGCAGATCCTCGCAGGAGGGATGGTCGAGGATCTACAGGAGGAGTTTTTTGCATTCTGGCAGGGGGCGTCCTGCTTTCATGACGTAGAGCGGCGCTCGTCAGGGTCGCTGAAAATGCTCAGGTTGTCTGACTCAGGCATGTTCGTGATTACTGACGACGATGAACGAAGTCGGCTCAAGTTTGCTCGCAGCGGCAGGACGATTGGAGACTTTAGTTCTCAGCTGGTCATGCTCACGTCTACTGCTGCCCCTAGGCCCCTGCAGGAGTACTGGCCACCGGAAAATGTCGACCAGATTCTGGCTTGGCAGGGGAAGCTGGATGGTGCCTGCCGGCGCAAAATCTACGATAAGATCGTTGATGCATACCGTGAGCGCTGGAACGCCATCGCTTTTGTCATCGAGTCCAAGAAGACCGGTTATAGCTACGGCTTTATGGTGTATGAACTCCAGCGTAACCGGCCACCTGGTCAGGCCTATACCGATCAGGGGCTCCCAATCTTCGATTGCCCTGTCCAACCTTTGGAAATGGTGCGCGTGGACGACAAGTATTTGTGCCAGCGCAATATCCCTAAGCAAGCCACCTTCATAGGAAAACGCATCGCCTTGATTGGCTGCGGCACCATCGGAGGTTTTCTCGCTGAGATGCTCATGAAGGCAGGGGCGGGCCTGGGCGGTGGAGAGCTGCTGCTGATCGATAATGACAGCTTGGCACCACAGAATCTGGGCCGACATCGACTGGGATTCAATCGACTATTCCTTCCGAAATCGTCTGCGCTGGCGAGCGAGCTCAAGGTTTCCATGCCGGCGCTGAACGTGAAAGCATTTGAGGTCAAAGCCCAAGAGGTGAACCTATCTGGGGTTGATCTCGTCATTGATGCGACAGGAGAAGAGGCATTCGGGCATTGGCTGGCTAAGGCTATCTCCAGCCCGCTACTACACGTCTGGATCGAAGGTGCAGGCGTCGCCGTGAGAGCTCTGACCAGGTTCGAGGCACGGCAAGGTTGTTACCGTTGCCTGACTGATCACAATCATGAGGGAGCGCTGATATCTGTCGAAGGGGGTCTAGAGCCCATCTTTGCAGGGCAGGGTTGTGAAGGGCTGTATGTGCCTTTCCCGGCGTCTGTCTCGATCCAGGCGGCTGCTTTGGCACTCGATTCGGCATTAGCCTGGGTTGGCGCAAAAGCCTGGCCCTCGCTCTCGACTCGTGTGGTCGACACGAGCTACGAGTTGCTGACGCAGGATTGCTCTCCTTTAAAGCGTCCTGGATGCCCTGCATGCAGTTCATGA
- a CDS encoding TetR/AcrR family transcriptional regulator has product MSSQETRDRLISIIKDHQLEHGQTKISVSELCLLAKISRQAFNRYYGDLKDYSSGKMPIARLFVDDNASLTELIENKDERILKLENELSTKISAHKQELDAVVKNHLSTLMNNDILAFEASQLTATLTNQGNHNAYLNKLVTELEVKNAKLTMDFLAANTNAPLTTGKSDKNFICFDFNLDKANQAYADSKNFSDYEDRKEEKLAETIKQIKKLPNPEQIDIIFFQEKYISTFKSFGDRVHPAKQRLLIVIRLPIYSQEEIKLLMKALRPITSFSMYVPYSASEAIIASQRQFNFRDIPPEELRDADNAKLPSMNWGFDSIHINKIRQGD; this is encoded by the coding sequence ATGAGCAGCCAAGAAACCCGCGACCGCTTGATATCGATTATCAAGGATCACCAACTTGAGCATGGCCAAACCAAGATATCAGTGTCTGAGTTGTGCCTCTTAGCCAAGATCAGTAGACAAGCGTTCAATCGTTACTACGGTGACCTGAAGGACTATTCCAGCGGAAAAATGCCTATCGCTCGGCTATTTGTCGATGACAATGCTTCGCTGACCGAACTCATTGAGAACAAAGATGAGCGTATATTAAAACTGGAAAACGAACTGAGCACCAAAATATCTGCTCACAAGCAAGAGCTGGACGCGGTCGTAAAAAACCACTTATCCACTCTAATGAACAATGACATACTTGCATTTGAAGCAAGCCAACTGACAGCCACCCTTACCAACCAAGGTAACCATAACGCTTACCTGAATAAATTGGTAACAGAGCTGGAGGTTAAAAATGCAAAGCTGACGATGGATTTCCTGGCGGCAAACACCAACGCGCCGCTCACCACAGGAAAATCTGACAAAAATTTTATCTGCTTTGACTTCAACCTTGATAAAGCAAACCAAGCCTATGCCGATTCCAAAAATTTTTCGGACTATGAAGACCGCAAAGAAGAAAAGCTTGCCGAGACGATAAAGCAGATCAAAAAACTACCCAACCCAGAACAGATTGACATTATATTCTTTCAAGAAAAGTACATCTCCACCTTCAAATCGTTTGGTGATCGCGTCCACCCTGCAAAACAAAGGCTTCTCATCGTCATAAGGCTCCCCATCTACAGCCAAGAAGAAATCAAGCTATTGATGAAAGCACTGCGTCCCATTACATCATTTTCAATGTATGTCCCCTATAGCGCTTCAGAAGCCATCATTGCCTCCCAGCGCCAGTTCAACTTTAGAGATATTCCGCCCGAAGAACTCAGGGATGCTGATAACGCCAAATTACCTTCGATGAACTGGGGATTTGATTCCATTCATATAAACAAAATCAGGCAGGGCGACTGA
- a CDS encoding CBASS cGAMP synthase: MFTTTGESCFLDELNLDAGELSQIDGARKDIREALKAGLPQKLRDKGLEGDVCEPRFYIQGSRAYKTLNSPCFTPPQQSDIDDGVYLPLSVMREESSPKLAISLFFDAVIEVLGPLCRANWWSTKSKDTCVRVTISDRAHIDLPLYVIPDKLFMQIKANMESRGHAVFDAAINSEQDSWKTLPKDKILLADREQGWRKSDPMAMKNWFKHEALEKGDQLVRVVRYLKAFRDKQWKEKGPSSILLMAAACPLFEYHDKRDDRSLLNVVKGIPAALRAGVKSPIDPEASLTAHLSREDIDTAVMHFQDFAQYLQGAIDSPDPHTAYAWMHKMLGDRFPNAPHRMKASDGMPASMAAIAPLAGPPETVKRTKAG; the protein is encoded by the coding sequence CTGTTCACGACGACCGGGGAGTCCTGCTTCCTTGATGAGCTCAACCTTGACGCTGGAGAGTTGTCTCAGATTGATGGTGCACGAAAGGATATTAGGGAGGCCCTGAAGGCTGGTCTCCCTCAGAAACTACGCGATAAAGGCCTAGAGGGCGATGTTTGTGAGCCGCGTTTCTACATCCAGGGATCTCGCGCTTACAAGACGCTCAACAGCCCCTGTTTCACACCGCCGCAGCAGTCGGATATCGATGATGGTGTCTATCTGCCGCTGAGTGTCATGCGCGAGGAAAGCAGCCCCAAGCTTGCGATTAGCTTGTTTTTCGACGCCGTAATTGAAGTGCTCGGCCCGCTCTGTAGGGCCAACTGGTGGAGTACGAAAAGCAAAGACACCTGTGTCCGCGTGACGATCTCTGATCGAGCTCACATTGACCTCCCTTTGTACGTCATCCCCGACAAGCTGTTTATGCAGATCAAGGCCAATATGGAGAGCCGTGGGCACGCCGTGTTCGACGCTGCTATCAACTCCGAGCAGGACAGCTGGAAAACGCTGCCGAAAGATAAAATTCTGCTGGCAGACCGTGAACAGGGTTGGCGCAAATCCGACCCGATGGCGATGAAAAACTGGTTCAAGCATGAGGCTTTGGAAAAAGGCGATCAGCTTGTTCGGGTTGTGCGGTACCTCAAGGCATTCCGAGATAAGCAGTGGAAAGAAAAGGGGCCTAGCTCCATCCTTCTCATGGCCGCTGCCTGTCCCTTGTTTGAGTACCATGACAAGCGCGATGACCGCTCTCTGCTGAACGTGGTCAAGGGCATCCCCGCAGCGCTTCGGGCTGGCGTGAAAAGTCCAATCGATCCGGAGGCTTCGCTCACTGCACATCTGAGCCGAGAGGATATCGATACAGCGGTCATGCACTTCCAGGATTTTGCACAGTACCTGCAAGGAGCCATCGACTCGCCAGATCCGCATACAGCTTACGCTTGGATGCATAAGATGCTTGGTGATCGTTTTCCGAATGCCCCTCATCGTATGAAGGCGTCTGACGGCATGCCCGCATCAATGGCCGCGATTGCTCCGCTAGCGGGCCCACCGGAGACAGTTAAGCGCACCAAGGCAGGTTGA
- a CDS encoding HEPN domain-containing protein yields MSSTKDYYFDAEQARCLAWIKATYGIEIDPDEDVETWERMSAEYSSMRDAFEEEAEYRWLERHSHNTFFNEFAQELVTASDLLDQPLDRDKTQTLYKLVYAHSVTLLESLISSVVRSLVVSHPTFMVNIAKGYDDLSKKKFTLKEIIDQPKGMESIVLNTLSTLSFHNPSTIKTVMSAAFGHHMAGLDLNEISTICSKRHDIVHRNGRTIDDVPIQLDHAEVQQAILTIRAFATDLKGRIYKAVDEHEFELF; encoded by the coding sequence ATGAGCTCAACGAAAGACTATTACTTCGACGCTGAACAGGCGCGATGCCTGGCCTGGATCAAAGCCACCTACGGCATTGAGATTGACCCAGACGAAGACGTCGAAACGTGGGAAAGGATGTCTGCCGAGTACTCTTCAATGCGCGATGCATTCGAAGAAGAGGCTGAATATCGATGGTTGGAGCGGCACTCACACAACACGTTCTTCAACGAGTTTGCGCAGGAGCTGGTCACTGCCTCAGACCTTCTGGATCAGCCCCTGGACAGAGATAAAACCCAGACGCTCTACAAGCTCGTCTACGCCCACTCAGTGACCTTGCTCGAATCGCTCATCAGCTCAGTTGTGCGCTCGCTGGTGGTGAGCCACCCGACCTTCATGGTCAACATAGCGAAAGGTTACGACGACTTGAGCAAGAAGAAATTCACCCTCAAGGAAATCATCGACCAGCCCAAAGGCATGGAAAGCATCGTGTTGAATACGCTCTCCACCCTCTCCTTCCACAATCCCTCAACCATCAAAACAGTGATGAGTGCGGCGTTTGGACATCACATGGCCGGTCTCGATCTGAACGAGATCAGTACGATCTGCTCCAAGCGGCATGACATCGTGCATCGCAACGGGAGGACTATCGATGATGTTCCGATTCAGCTTGATCATGCAGAAGTACAGCAAGCCATACTGACCATTCGAGCATTCGCAACTGATCTGAAAGGCAGAATCTACAAGGCTGTTGACGAGCATGAGTTTGAGCTGTTCTGA
- a CDS encoding ISL3 family transposase: MRDINTFLPFWEGFSVVTIKPDGDALQIELIPHATRFPSCGGCQKPCSTTHEYCERTIRDLPILGRAVRLSVLLRRVGCRDCGKRMEAVSWLDRYARMTRRLAEAVIQACERLPTLHVAQMFGLHWDTVRLLERRALQAALSVLPKAQPRRLVMDEFALFKGHRYASVVLDADTRRVLWIGEGRSRAAVRPFFEELGPEGCARIEAVAMDMNTAFDLEVRQHCLNARVVYDLFHVVAKYGREVIDRVRVDEANRLRHDKPARKVIKQARWLLLRNPQNLKAPEQQVRLEDLLAANQALMTVYLMKAELKTLWTPSTAWAWRSAWKQWLRHAQESELPALIQFAKRLKTYWRGIISRVRWPMHTGQLEGINNRIKVIKRMAYGYRDSEFFFMKIKSVFPGNP; the protein is encoded by the coding sequence ATGCGCGATATTAATACTTTCCTTCCTTTTTGGGAGGGCTTTTCTGTCGTCACGATCAAGCCTGATGGCGACGCGCTTCAGATCGAACTGATTCCCCACGCCACCCGATTCCCTTCCTGTGGCGGCTGCCAAAAGCCCTGTTCAACCACTCATGAGTATTGCGAACGAACCATTCGCGATCTGCCGATTCTCGGCCGTGCGGTGCGCCTCAGCGTGTTGCTCAGGCGGGTGGGCTGTCGTGACTGCGGCAAGCGCATGGAGGCTGTCAGTTGGCTGGACCGCTATGCCCGCATGACGCGCCGCTTAGCCGAGGCAGTCATTCAAGCCTGCGAGCGCCTTCCCACGCTACACGTGGCTCAGATGTTCGGGCTGCATTGGGACACCGTTCGGTTGCTGGAGCGTCGAGCCTTGCAAGCGGCGTTGAGCGTTTTGCCAAAGGCGCAACCGCGACGCCTAGTGATGGACGAGTTCGCCCTTTTCAAAGGTCATCGTTACGCCAGTGTGGTGCTGGATGCGGATACCCGGCGAGTGCTGTGGATCGGTGAAGGCCGCAGCCGAGCGGCAGTCAGGCCTTTCTTCGAAGAACTGGGGCCAGAGGGTTGTGCTCGAATCGAAGCGGTGGCGATGGACATGAACACCGCTTTTGACCTGGAGGTTCGTCAGCACTGTCTCAACGCGAGAGTGGTCTACGACCTCTTCCATGTGGTGGCCAAATATGGCCGAGAGGTGATTGATCGGGTCCGCGTCGACGAGGCTAACCGGTTGCGCCACGACAAGCCTGCCCGCAAGGTCATCAAGCAGGCGCGATGGCTATTGCTGCGCAATCCGCAGAACTTGAAAGCGCCGGAACAACAGGTCCGTCTGGAGGACCTGCTGGCCGCCAACCAAGCGTTGATGACGGTCTATTTGATGAAGGCTGAACTCAAAACACTCTGGACGCCGAGTACTGCCTGGGCCTGGCGATCGGCCTGGAAGCAATGGCTGCGCCATGCCCAGGAAAGCGAACTACCGGCTCTGATCCAGTTCGCCAAACGACTAAAGACTTACTGGCGGGGCATCATCAGCCGGGTTCGCTGGCCGATGCACACCGGTCAGTTGGAAGGAATAAACAATCGAATAAAGGTGATCAAGCGGATGGCGTACGGTTACCGGGATAGCGAATTCTTTTTCATGAAGATCAAGAGCGTCTTTCCCGGCAATCCGTGA
- a CDS encoding Mov34/MPN/PAD-1 family protein: MQFMNTWKVPGGDQLVYLQQQPLEVFGRYIQDGTDSKEAGGILLGHVRGEHLEIIEATEPSTMDRRFRYLFERMTFFHHRLAMKRWSDSHGLIRYVGEWHTHPQDYPTPSSTDLHEWQILAADRRDERPLLALIVGCQSLHVEYMHCTGKRQVLKHGVE, translated from the coding sequence ATGCAGTTCATGAATACCTGGAAGGTACCTGGTGGCGACCAGCTCGTTTATTTGCAGCAGCAGCCACTGGAGGTGTTTGGTCGGTACATCCAGGATGGCACTGACTCAAAAGAGGCAGGTGGCATTTTGCTTGGCCACGTGCGTGGTGAGCACCTGGAGATTATCGAGGCTACGGAGCCGAGCACCATGGATAGGCGTTTCCGTTACCTTTTCGAGCGTATGACCTTTTTCCACCACCGGCTCGCGATGAAAAGGTGGAGTGATAGCCACGGCCTGATTCGTTACGTCGGTGAATGGCACACTCATCCTCAGGATTACCCGACACCTTCCTCAACCGATCTCCATGAGTGGCAGATTCTGGCCGCTGATCGACGTGATGAAAGGCCTTTGCTGGCATTGATCGTTGGTTGCCAGAGCCTGCATGTCGAATACATGCACTGCACTGGCAAAAGGCAGGTGCTGAAGCATGGCGTGGAATAG